One region of Purpureocillium takamizusanense chromosome 4, complete sequence genomic DNA includes:
- the YOR1 gene encoding ATP-binding cassette transporter yor1 (TransMembrane:12 (i200-224o244-270i372-395o401-419i483-503o515-537i906-929o941-965i1018-1037o1043-1060i1130-1148o1154-1173i)~EggNog:ENOG503NVEH~COG:Q), which yields MAEPPEKTNLELKAPDALAAAVQPTVSNDSQHTRLEPTSSSPPEADTEIKNDDDVNVEKGLEDGSGRSRPNALNLTKSYATDTSAVTAATAAAAQNVHKPWYREVNPLRWGGIPKVPDERLVSREYQAGFLSKLTFQWMTPLMSTGYKRQLEPRDIWTVNPERAVEPLTVSVKDAFQRRVKNGQKNPLFWALHESFRFDFWLGGFAAVLGTVLQVISPFTLRFLIQFATDAWVANVSNGPAPPIGHGIGLVIGITLMQIIQSFCISHFIYRGMMLGGQSRGVLIGLIYEKAMVISGRAKAGGVRDTLMPETDDVDEKGKENEGTTPAAGAGKTKNKKSKKDKKGKNPQDGLGWANGRIVNLMSVDTYRVDQACALFHMIWTSPIACLITLILLLVNLTYSALAGFGLLVIGVPALTRAIRSLFRRRKNINKITDQRVSLTQEILQSVRFVKYFGWEKAFIGRLGEIRSKEIYAIQILLAIRNAINAVSMSLPIFASMLSFIAYSLSNHDLAPAQVFSSLALFNGLRIPLNLLPLVLGQVTDAWSSLKRIEEFLMEEEQEEDVIHRPEGESAVELHDASFTWERTPTQDPDKGSIGKNKKPPASKASKPQDGQRPASPGEDTTSTLVEEREPFKLHDLNLRAGRNELIAVIGTVGSGKSSLLAALAGDMRKTNGNVVFGASRSFCPQYAWIQNTSLQNNITFGKEMDREWYREVIQACALQSDLDMLPNGDQTEIGERGITISGGQKQRLNIARAIYFDADVVLMDDPLSAVDAHVGRHIFDNAILGLLKDKCRILATHQLWVLSRCDRIVWMDAGKIQAVDTFDNLMRDQSGFRTLMETTAVEEQEERAEKTDIPVVDAEEEKKKNKKNKRGAALMQQEEKAEASVPWSVYGAYVRASGSMFNAPLVIFVLILSQGANIMTSLWLSYWTSDKFGLSTGQYIGIYAGLGAVQALLMFLFSVLLSILGTNSSKVMLRDAVTRVLRAPMSFFDTTPLGRITNRFSRDVDVMDNNLTDAIRMYFFTLAMVTAVFALIIAFFHYFAIALVPLYCLFILAASYYRASAREVKRFESVLRSHVFAKFGEGLSGVASIRAYGLKTRFVDELRVAIDEMNGAYYLTFSNQRWLSIRLDMIGNALVFTVGILVVTSRFSVNPSIGGLVLSYILAIVQMLQFSIRQLAEVENGMNAVERLRFYGTQLEEEAPLHTVEVRETWPEKGEIVFSDVEMRYRENLPLVLQGLSMHVRGGERIGIIGRTGAGKSSIMSTLFRLVEISSGSITIDGVNISTIGLYDLRSRLAIIPQDPTLFHGTVRSNLDPFSEHTDLELWSALRQADLIPADASFEDRKTDPSRIHLESIVEEDGLNFSLGQRQLMALARALVRGSQIIVCDEATSSVDMETDDKIQRTMATGFRGKTLLCIAHRLRTIIGYDRICVMDAGQIAELDTPAALWDKGGIFRGMCDRSGIRAEDIQGAREGLRELDTSAAGAPSSGMQK from the exons atggcggagCCGCCTGAGAAGACGAAcctcgagctcaaggcgccagatgctctcgccgccgccgtgcagccCACCGTTTCCAACGACAGCCAGCACACGCGCCTCGAGCCGACCTCAAGCAGTCCTCCAGAAGCTGACACTGAGATTAAGAACGACGATGATGTCAACGTTGAaaagggcctcgaggacggcagtGGCCGGAGCCGACCCAATGCCCTCAACTTGACCAAGAGCTATGCAACCGATACGAGCGCCGTCACGGCGGCCACAGCGGCCGCTGCGCAAAATGTTCATAAGCCGTGGTACAGGGAGGTGAACCCGTTGCGCTGGGGCGGCATCCCGAAAGTCCCCGACGAGCGACTTGTTTCGCGCGAGTATCAGGCCGGCTTCCTCAGCAAGTTGACTTTTCAGTGGATGACACCACTCATGTCG ACAGGGTATAAGCGACAGCTAGAACCACGCGACATATGGACTGTCAACCCCGAACGTGCCGTCGAGCCTCTGACGGTAAGCGTCAAAGACGCTTTCCAGCGTCGGGTCAAGAATGGCCAGAAGAATCCTCTTTTTTGGGCCCTGCATGAGAGCTTTCGCTTTGACTTTTGGCTCGGTGGTTTTGCTGCCGTGCTGGGCACCGTCCTCCAGGTCATCTCGCCTTTTACCTTGCGCTTTCTCATCCAATTTGCGACCGACGCCTGGGTCGCAAATGTCTCCAATGGGCCCGCTCCGCCTATCGGCCATGGAATTGGGCTGGTCATTGGCATAACCCTCATGCAAATCATACAGAGTTTCTGCATCAGCCACTTCATCTACCGCGGGATGATGTTGGGTGGCCAGAGTCGCGGCGTCCTCATCGGATTGATCTACGAAAAGGCCATGGTCATTTCGGGTAGGGCCAAGGCCGGTGGTGTTCGCGACACCCTCATGCCCGAGACGGATGATGTGGATGAGAAAGGGAAGGAAAACGAAGGTACTAcacccgcggccggcgcaggGAAAaccaagaacaagaagagcAAAAAAGACAAGAAAGGCAAAAACCCGCAGGacggactgggctgggccaacggccgcatcgtcaacCTGATGAGTGTCGACACGTACCGCGTTGACCAAGCCTGCGCCCTCTTCCATATGATCTGGACGTCACCCATTGCATGCCTCATCACTCTGATCCTCCTCCTGGTCAACTTGACGTacagcgccctcgccggtTTTGGTTTGCTGGTCATCGGCGTGCCCGCTTTGACGCGCGCCATACGAAGCTTATTTCGGCGCCGCAAGAATATCAACAAGATCACCGATCAGCGTGTCTCTCTCACTCAGGAAATCCTGCAGTCGGTTCGCTTCGTCAAGTACTTTGGCTGGGAAAAGGCATTTATTGGCCGACTTGGCGAGATTCGGTCTAAGGAGATTTACGCCATCCAAATTCTGTTGGCTATTCGCAATGCCATAAACGCCGTGAGCATGTCATTGCCCATTTTCGCATCAATGCTCTCCTTCATCGCCTATTCCTTGTCAAACCACGACCTTGCTCCGGCTCAAgtcttctcgtcgctcgcACTATTCAACGGTCTGCGTATTCCGCTCAACCTGCTGCCTCTTGTTCTCGGTCAGGTAACCGACGCCTGGTCCTCTCTGAAGAGGATTGAAGAGTTTCTCATGGAAGAGGAACAAGAGGAAGACGTTATCCACAGACCCGAAGGCGAAAGCGCGGTCGAGTTGCACGATGCCTCGTTTACATGGGAGAGAACCCCAACACAGGACCCCGACAAGGGTTCGATTGGAAAGAACAAGAAGCCTCCTGCGTccaaggcaagcaagccacAGGACGGTCAGCGGCCTGCCTCGCCAGGGGAAGATACCACTAGCACTCTGGTTGAGGAGCGAGAGCCGTTCAAACTGCACGACCTCAATCTACGTGCAGGGCGCAACGAGCTCATTGCCGTCATTGGTAcggtcggcagcggcaagagctCTCTTCTCGCCGCTCTGGCGGGTGACATGCGGAAGACAAACGGcaacgtcgtcttcggcgcgTCGCGATCGTTTTGCCCCCAGTACGCGTGGATCCAAAACACATCGCTCCAAAACAACATCACTTTCGGCAAGGAAATGGACCGGGAATGGTACAGAGAAGTCATTCAGGC ATGTGCTCTTCAGTCGGATCTGGACATGTTACCAAACGGAGATCAGACCGAAATAGGAGAACGCGGCATCACCATCTCCGGAGGACAGAAGCAACGATTAAACATTGCTCGCGCCATCTATTTCGATGCGGATGTTGTGCTTATGGACGACCCTCtcagcgccgtcgatgcccaCGTTGGTCGACACATCTTTGACAATGCAATTCTCGGGCTGCTCAAAGACAAGTGCCGTATCCTCGCTACTCATCAACTTTGGGTGCTTTCGCGCTGCGACCGCATTGTATGGATGGACGCTGGCAAAATCCAAGCCGTCGATACCTTTGACAACCTCATGCGTGACCAGAGCGGCTTCCGCACGCTTATGGAAACGACAGCGGTTGAGGAGCAGGAAGAGCGAGCAGAGAAGACGGACATCCCTGTTGTGGATGCCgaggaagaaaagaagaagaacaagaaaaACAAAAGGGGAGCGGCGCTGATGCAGCAAGAAGAAAAGGCAGAAGCAAGCGTGCCGTGGTCCGTCTACGGCGCATACGTGCGGGCCTCAGGTTCAATGTTCAACGCTCccctcgtcatcttcgtcctTATCCTCTCGCAGGGAGCGAACATCATGACAAGTCTCTGGCTATCCTACTGGACCTCCGACAAGTTCGGCCTGTCCACGGGGCAGTACATTGGCATCTATGCGGGTCTCGGAGCCGTCCAAGCCCTCCTCATGTTTCTATTCTCCGTTTTGCTCTCGATATTGGGTACCAACTCTTCCAAGGTCATGCTTCGCGATGCCGTCACTCGTGTTCTCCGGGCACCCATGTCCTTTTTTGACACGACGCCTCTCGGCCGCATCACGAATCGGTTCTCACGCGATGTGGATGTCATGGACAACAATTTGACGGATGCGATCCGCATGTACTTTTTTACCCTGGCCATGGTGACCGCCGTGTTTGCGCTCATCATTGCCTTCTTTCACTACTTCGCCATTGCTCTGGTGCCGCTTTACTGCCTCTTCATCCTTGCCGCCTCCTACTACAGGGCATCGGCACGCGAGGTGAAGCGTTTCGAATCCGTCTTGCGGTCTCACGTCTTCGCCAAGTTCGGCGAGGGCCTCAGTGGTGTGGCTTCCATCCGAGCATACGGACTTAAAACGCGattcgtcgacgagctgcgggTTGCGATCGACGAGATGAACGGGGCGTATTACCTTACATTTTCGAACCAGCGATGGCTGTCCATCCGCCTCGACATGATTGGCAACGCCCTCGTGTTCACAGTTGGCATCCTAGTGGTGACGTCTCGCTTCAGCGTCAACCCGTCCATTGGCGGGCTCGTGCTCAGCTACATTCTGGCCATTGTGCAGATGCTGCAATTTTCTATTCGGCAGCTTGCTGAGGTAGAGAATGGCATGAACGCTGTTGAGCGCCTGCGTTTTTACGGTACACAGctagaggaggaggcgccgtTGCATACCGTCGAGGTGCGAGAGACGTGGCCTGAAAAGGGCGAGATTGTCTTCAGTGACGTCGAGATGCGATACCGTGAGAACTTGCCTTTGGTTCTCCAAGGTCTCTCCATGCACGTCCGAGGAGGCGAACGGATCGGCATCATTGGCCGCACGGGCGCCGGAAAAAGCTCCATCATGAGCACGCTCTTCCGGCTGGTTGAAATCTCGTCAGGATCCATCACCATTGACGGCGTCAACATCTCTACGATTGGGCTATACGACTTGCGCTCCCGGCTTGCCATCATCCCACAAGATCCAACGCTCTTCCACGGGACTGTTCGGAGCAATCTTGACCCGTTCAGCGAGCACACGGACCTGGAGCTTTGGTCTGCCTTGCGACAGGCGGACCTGATCCCCGCGGATGCGTCTTTCGAGGACCGTAAGACGGACCCGTCTCGCATCCACCTGGAATCCATCGTTGAGGAGGACGGACTCAACTTCtccctcggccagcgccagctcatggccctcgcccgcgccttAGTGCGCGGCTCGCAGATTATCGTCTGCGACGAGGCTACGTCGAGCGTCGACATGGAGACGGATGACAAGATCCAGCGAACCATGGCCACGGGGTTCCGTGGCAAGACACTCCTGTGCATTGCCCACCGGCTGCGCACAATCATCGGCTACGATCGCATCTGCGTCATGGATGCTGGGCAGATCGCGGAGCTGGACACCCCGGCCGCGCTGTGGGACAAGGGCGGCATCTTCAGGGGCATGTGCGACAGGAGCGGTATCCGGGCCGAGGACATACAGGGCGCGAGGGAGGGCCTCCGCGAACTGGACACGAGCGCAGCGGGGGCACCGAGCAGCGGCATGCAAAAGTGA
- a CDS encoding uncharacterized protein (TransMembrane:1 (n3-10c19/20o73-93i)), translated as MSLSACAAAPKPSASSAHSAPRPPERPHPREPGPSRPSPSRQIAFFSPPKSSLPPIASHVFARPVASPTQLPAASFLFCICICIPLIIFFLTLSPAYPTQSASPAVAEVVILSSRANVALHPFTPATLEQSPRFDLERCERPSAPVTL; from the coding sequence ATGTCGCTCTCcgcgtgcgccgccgcccccaagccGTCCGCCAGCTCAGCACACAGCGCGCCCCGTCCTCCTGAACGCCCACACCCAAGGGAACCCGGTCCGTCTCGTCCCTCCCCGTCGCGACAAATTGctttcttctcccccccAAAGTCATCTCTCccgcccatcgccagccatgtCTTCGCTCGGCCTGTAGCGTCACCGACCCAGCTCCCGGCCGCATCCTTTCTTTTTtgcatctgcatctgcatccCTCTTATAATTTTCTTCCTCACTTTGTCTCCCGCTTACCCAACGcagtccgcctcgcccgccgtcgccgaagTCGTCATCCTATCGTCTCGTGCCAACGTCGCCCTCCATCCCTTTACACCCGCGACGTTGGAACAATCCCCTCGATTCGATCTTGAGCGCTGCGAGCGgcccagcgcgcccgtcACCCTGTGA
- the CSL4 gene encoding exosome 3'->5 exonuclease subunit ski4 (Csl4) (COG:J~BUSCO:EOG092653O3~EggNog:ENOG503NYXY): MAADEVPVVAVPGKIIGPVTKYASGPGTHTHDGNVVSSLMGKVTITPPAKAPGPAKRLNKITAADPEELATVSVSRHGKKREILPDVGNVVLARVVRLMPKQAIVVIQQVGDTVLQTEWQGVIRVQDVRATEKDKVKMYESFKPGDIVRASVISLGDQANYYLSTASNELGVIMATSESGNDMVPISWKEYKDPETGASELRKVAKPT, encoded by the exons ATGGCAGCCGATGAAGTtcctgtcgtcgccgtgcccggCAAGATCATCGGGCCTGTGACAAAGTATGCCTCAGGCCccggcacacacacgcatgACGGGAACGTGGTGTCGTCTCTCATGGGCAAGGTCACCATCACGCCTCCAGCAAAAGCTCCCGGCCCCGCGAAACGGTTGAACAAgatcaccgccgccgatccAGAGGAGCTAGCAACCGTCTCGGTGTCGCGGCACGGGAAGAAGCGCGAGATTCTGCCAGATGTCGGCAATGTGGTGTTGGCGCGGGTGGTGCGCTTGATGCCCAAGCAAGCCATTGTGGTGATCCAGCAGGTCGGCGACACGGTCCTGCAGACGGAATGGCAGGGCGTGATACGCGTGCAGGACGTGCGCGCGACGGAGAAGGACAAGGTCAAGATGTACGAGTCGTTCAAGCCAGGCGACATTGTCCGGGCATCAGTG ATATCGTTGGGTGACCAGGCCAATTACTACCTCTCGACCGCGTCTAACGAACTCGGGGtcatcatggcgacgagcgagTCCGGTAACGACATGGTTCCTATCAGCTGGAAGGAGTACAAGGACCCGGAAACGGGTGCCAGCGAGCTACGGAAGGTTGCAAAGCCTACCTGA
- a CDS encoding uncharacterized protein (TransMembrane:1 (n12-23c29/30o168-188i)~SECRETED:SignalP(1-29~SECRETED:cutsite=VLG-QD~SECRETED:prob=0.7814)~EggNog:ENOG503P3KW): MRPTKYLPGPSLLLTTLGSLAFFSAPVLGQDDKTSDDKKSTPKATPVDNKSTPTPSPSPSAKSTPSATPKDSPTSESSTPSAKSTPSPTTDEKKSSSSKISISNTGSLVTSDPTGQPTITGGSQVTTGNELTGFPTLTGPGGIPTYPAPSVPPTKNAPFMQQSSMPDGSVFIIVGSILGAFGLAILLWRGIVSLLLHRSVERAAKAQHDANAKAGFPAPPAPFYKYTDQGSTMSLGGAGGAAAGRGVRRTNRGPIPSSTPSHSNLFFSPTAANNSGSGNRGSAFLPSGFYASNSPSAPPNQTNSISLNNLRPDSRGHYANVSRNTLGPSPPDSPQYAPRRDASGMSTSSVNLSALPPGQRAPSAYLEDLLGDDPNAFPPPQMPPSTGPRNSTGGGRTNSPLTRF, encoded by the coding sequence ATGAGACCGACAAAGTACTTGCCGGGGCCCTCGCTCCTGTTGACGACGTTGGGCtccctcgccttcttctcggcgCCTGTTCTCGGCCAGGACGACAAGACGTCCGACGACAAGAAATCTACGCCCAAAGCCACACCTGTCGATAATAAGTCGACGCCCACTCCTAGCCCTAGCCCAAGCGCCAAGTCGAccccctcggcgacgcccaaAGACTCACCCACGTCCGaaagctcgacgccgtcggccaagTCGACCCCTTCCCCGACCACCGATGAGAAGaagtcctcgtcgtccaagaTCAGCATCTCTAACACGGGCTCTTTGGTAACTTCGGATCCAACCGGCCAGCCCACCATCACCGGTGGCTCCCAGGTCACCACAGGCAATGAGCTCACCGGCTTCCCGACGCTGACGGGCCCCGGCGGCATCCCTACGTATCCTGCCCCGTCCGTACCGCCGACCAAGAATGCCCCCTTCATGCAGCAATCGAGTATGCCCGATGGCagcgtcttcatcatcgtcggaTCCATCCTCGGAGCCTTTGGCCTTGCAATCTTGCTGTGGCGCGGCATCGTtagcctcctcctccaccggtCCGTCGAACGCGCTGCCAAGGCACAGCACGATGCCAACGCCAAAGCCGGATTCCCCGCGCCTCCTGCCCCTTTCTACAAATATACCGATCAAGGCTCGACAATGTCCCTGGGCGGGGCcggaggcgctgccgctgggcgCGGTGTTCGACGAACCAATCGTGGGCCTATCCCATCCTCAACCCCGAGCCACTCGaacctcttcttctcccccacggccgccaacaacagcGGCTCTGGGAATCGTGGCTCTGCTTTCCTTCCTTCTGGCTTCTACGCATCCAACTCTCCAAGCGCTCCTCCCAATCAGACCAACAGCATCAGCCTGAACAACCTCCGACCCGACTCGCGCGGCCACTATGCCAATGTCTCCCGCAACACTCTCGGGCCCTCGCCCCCCGACTCGCCCCAATATGCGCCGCGAAGAGACGCGAGCGGCATGAGCACCAGCTCGGTGAACTTGAgcgccctccctcccggccAGCGAGCGCCCAGCGCGTACCTCGAGGACCTTTTGGGCGACGATCCCAACGCcttcccgccgccccagatGCCCCCGTCAACGGGCCCCAGAAACTCAacgggaggaggaagaacaAACAGCCCCTTGACTCGGTTCTGA
- the YOR1 gene encoding ATP-binding cassette transporter yor1, variant 2 (EggNog:ENOG503NVEH~TransMembrane:10 (i116-139o145-163i227-247o259-281i650-673o685-709i762-781o787-804i874-892o898-917i)~COG:Q), whose product MQIIQSFCISHFIYRGMMLGGQSRGVLIGLIYEKAMVISGRAKAGGVRDTLMPETDDVDEKGKENEGTTPAAGAGKTKNKKSKKDKKGKNPQDGLGWANGRIVNLMSVDTYRVDQACALFHMIWTSPIACLITLILLLVNLTYSALAGFGLLVIGVPALTRAIRSLFRRRKNINKITDQRVSLTQEILQSVRFVKYFGWEKAFIGRLGEIRSKEIYAIQILLAIRNAINAVSMSLPIFASMLSFIAYSLSNHDLAPAQVFSSLALFNGLRIPLNLLPLVLGQVTDAWSSLKRIEEFLMEEEQEEDVIHRPEGESAVELHDASFTWERTPTQDPDKGSIGKNKKPPASKASKPQDGQRPASPGEDTTSTLVEEREPFKLHDLNLRAGRNELIAVIGTVGSGKSSLLAALAGDMRKTNGNVVFGASRSFCPQYAWIQNTSLQNNITFGKEMDREWYREVIQACALQSDLDMLPNGDQTEIGERGITISGGQKQRLNIARAIYFDADVVLMDDPLSAVDAHVGRHIFDNAILGLLKDKCRILATHQLWVLSRCDRIVWMDAGKIQAVDTFDNLMRDQSGFRTLMETTAVEEQEERAEKTDIPVVDAEEEKKKNKKNKRGAALMQQEEKAEASVPWSVYGAYVRASGSMFNAPLVIFVLILSQGANIMTSLWLSYWTSDKFGLSTGQYIGIYAGLGAVQALLMFLFSVLLSILGTNSSKVMLRDAVTRVLRAPMSFFDTTPLGRITNRFSRDVDVMDNNLTDAIRMYFFTLAMVTAVFALIIAFFHYFAIALVPLYCLFILAASYYRASAREVKRFESVLRSHVFAKFGEGLSGVASIRAYGLKTRFVDELRVAIDEMNGAYYLTFSNQRWLSIRLDMIGNALVFTVGILVVTSRFSVNPSIGGLVLSYILAIVQMLQFSIRQLAEVENGMNAVERLRFYGTQLEEEAPLHTVEVRETWPEKGEIVFSDVEMRYRENLPLVLQGLSMHVRGGERIGIIGRTGAGKSSIMSTLFRLVEISSGSITIDGVNISTIGLYDLRSRLAIIPQDPTLFHGTVRSNLDPFSEHTDLELWSALRQADLIPADASFEDRKTDPSRIHLESIVEEDGLNFSLGQRQLMALARALVRGSQIIVCDEATSSVDMETDDKIQRTMATGFRGKTLLCIAHRLRTIIGYDRICVMDAGQIAELDTPAALWDKGGIFRGMCDRSGIRAEDIQGAREGLRELDTSAAGAPSSGMQK is encoded by the exons ATGCAAATCATACAGAGTTTCTGCATCAGCCACTTCATCTACCGCGGGATGATGTTGGGTGGCCAGAGTCGCGGCGTCCTCATCGGATTGATCTACGAAAAGGCCATGGTCATTTCGGGTAGGGCCAAGGCCGGTGGTGTTCGCGACACCCTCATGCCCGAGACGGATGATGTGGATGAGAAAGGGAAGGAAAACGAAGGTACTAcacccgcggccggcgcaggGAAAaccaagaacaagaagagcAAAAAAGACAAGAAAGGCAAAAACCCGCAGGacggactgggctgggccaacggccgcatcgtcaacCTGATGAGTGTCGACACGTACCGCGTTGACCAAGCCTGCGCCCTCTTCCATATGATCTGGACGTCACCCATTGCATGCCTCATCACTCTGATCCTCCTCCTGGTCAACTTGACGTacagcgccctcgccggtTTTGGTTTGCTGGTCATCGGCGTGCCCGCTTTGACGCGCGCCATACGAAGCTTATTTCGGCGCCGCAAGAATATCAACAAGATCACCGATCAGCGTGTCTCTCTCACTCAGGAAATCCTGCAGTCGGTTCGCTTCGTCAAGTACTTTGGCTGGGAAAAGGCATTTATTGGCCGACTTGGCGAGATTCGGTCTAAGGAGATTTACGCCATCCAAATTCTGTTGGCTATTCGCAATGCCATAAACGCCGTGAGCATGTCATTGCCCATTTTCGCATCAATGCTCTCCTTCATCGCCTATTCCTTGTCAAACCACGACCTTGCTCCGGCTCAAgtcttctcgtcgctcgcACTATTCAACGGTCTGCGTATTCCGCTCAACCTGCTGCCTCTTGTTCTCGGTCAGGTAACCGACGCCTGGTCCTCTCTGAAGAGGATTGAAGAGTTTCTCATGGAAGAGGAACAAGAGGAAGACGTTATCCACAGACCCGAAGGCGAAAGCGCGGTCGAGTTGCACGATGCCTCGTTTACATGGGAGAGAACCCCAACACAGGACCCCGACAAGGGTTCGATTGGAAAGAACAAGAAGCCTCCTGCGTccaaggcaagcaagccacAGGACGGTCAGCGGCCTGCCTCGCCAGGGGAAGATACCACTAGCACTCTGGTTGAGGAGCGAGAGCCGTTCAAACTGCACGACCTCAATCTACGTGCAGGGCGCAACGAGCTCATTGCCGTCATTGGTAcggtcggcagcggcaagagctCTCTTCTCGCCGCTCTGGCGGGTGACATGCGGAAGACAAACGGcaacgtcgtcttcggcgcgTCGCGATCGTTTTGCCCCCAGTACGCGTGGATCCAAAACACATCGCTCCAAAACAACATCACTTTCGGCAAGGAAATGGACCGGGAATGGTACAGAGAAGTCATTCAGGC ATGTGCTCTTCAGTCGGATCTGGACATGTTACCAAACGGAGATCAGACCGAAATAGGAGAACGCGGCATCACCATCTCCGGAGGACAGAAGCAACGATTAAACATTGCTCGCGCCATCTATTTCGATGCGGATGTTGTGCTTATGGACGACCCTCtcagcgccgtcgatgcccaCGTTGGTCGACACATCTTTGACAATGCAATTCTCGGGCTGCTCAAAGACAAGTGCCGTATCCTCGCTACTCATCAACTTTGGGTGCTTTCGCGCTGCGACCGCATTGTATGGATGGACGCTGGCAAAATCCAAGCCGTCGATACCTTTGACAACCTCATGCGTGACCAGAGCGGCTTCCGCACGCTTATGGAAACGACAGCGGTTGAGGAGCAGGAAGAGCGAGCAGAGAAGACGGACATCCCTGTTGTGGATGCCgaggaagaaaagaagaagaacaagaaaaACAAAAGGGGAGCGGCGCTGATGCAGCAAGAAGAAAAGGCAGAAGCAAGCGTGCCGTGGTCCGTCTACGGCGCATACGTGCGGGCCTCAGGTTCAATGTTCAACGCTCccctcgtcatcttcgtcctTATCCTCTCGCAGGGAGCGAACATCATGACAAGTCTCTGGCTATCCTACTGGACCTCCGACAAGTTCGGCCTGTCCACGGGGCAGTACATTGGCATCTATGCGGGTCTCGGAGCCGTCCAAGCCCTCCTCATGTTTCTATTCTCCGTTTTGCTCTCGATATTGGGTACCAACTCTTCCAAGGTCATGCTTCGCGATGCCGTCACTCGTGTTCTCCGGGCACCCATGTCCTTTTTTGACACGACGCCTCTCGGCCGCATCACGAATCGGTTCTCACGCGATGTGGATGTCATGGACAACAATTTGACGGATGCGATCCGCATGTACTTTTTTACCCTGGCCATGGTGACCGCCGTGTTTGCGCTCATCATTGCCTTCTTTCACTACTTCGCCATTGCTCTGGTGCCGCTTTACTGCCTCTTCATCCTTGCCGCCTCCTACTACAGGGCATCGGCACGCGAGGTGAAGCGTTTCGAATCCGTCTTGCGGTCTCACGTCTTCGCCAAGTTCGGCGAGGGCCTCAGTGGTGTGGCTTCCATCCGAGCATACGGACTTAAAACGCGattcgtcgacgagctgcgggTTGCGATCGACGAGATGAACGGGGCGTATTACCTTACATTTTCGAACCAGCGATGGCTGTCCATCCGCCTCGACATGATTGGCAACGCCCTCGTGTTCACAGTTGGCATCCTAGTGGTGACGTCTCGCTTCAGCGTCAACCCGTCCATTGGCGGGCTCGTGCTCAGCTACATTCTGGCCATTGTGCAGATGCTGCAATTTTCTATTCGGCAGCTTGCTGAGGTAGAGAATGGCATGAACGCTGTTGAGCGCCTGCGTTTTTACGGTACACAGctagaggaggaggcgccgtTGCATACCGTCGAGGTGCGAGAGACGTGGCCTGAAAAGGGCGAGATTGTCTTCAGTGACGTCGAGATGCGATACCGTGAGAACTTGCCTTTGGTTCTCCAAGGTCTCTCCATGCACGTCCGAGGAGGCGAACGGATCGGCATCATTGGCCGCACGGGCGCCGGAAAAAGCTCCATCATGAGCACGCTCTTCCGGCTGGTTGAAATCTCGTCAGGATCCATCACCATTGACGGCGTCAACATCTCTACGATTGGGCTATACGACTTGCGCTCCCGGCTTGCCATCATCCCACAAGATCCAACGCTCTTCCACGGGACTGTTCGGAGCAATCTTGACCCGTTCAGCGAGCACACGGACCTGGAGCTTTGGTCTGCCTTGCGACAGGCGGACCTGATCCCCGCGGATGCGTCTTTCGAGGACCGTAAGACGGACCCGTCTCGCATCCACCTGGAATCCATCGTTGAGGAGGACGGACTCAACTTCtccctcggccagcgccagctcatggccctcgcccgcgccttAGTGCGCGGCTCGCAGATTATCGTCTGCGACGAGGCTACGTCGAGCGTCGACATGGAGACGGATGACAAGATCCAGCGAACCATGGCCACGGGGTTCCGTGGCAAGACACTCCTGTGCATTGCCCACCGGCTGCGCACAATCATCGGCTACGATCGCATCTGCGTCATGGATGCTGGGCAGATCGCGGAGCTGGACACCCCGGCCGCGCTGTGGGACAAGGGCGGCATCTTCAGGGGCATGTGCGACAGGAGCGGTATCCGGGCCGAGGACATACAGGGCGCGAGGGAGGGCCTCCGCGAACTGGACACGAGCGCAGCGGGGGCACCGAGCAGCGGCATGCAAAAGTGA